A DNA window from Mycobacterium sp. IDR2000157661 contains the following coding sequences:
- a CDS encoding DUF1810 domain-containing protein, with translation MAEDKSSANSGPDPFDLQRFVDQQDRVYDSVLAELRAGRKSTHWIWFVFPQLRGLGRSVMAERYGVSSLDEARAYLAHDVLGPRLHECARLVASSGRVSARDLFGSPDDLKVRSSMTLFARAAEDDSVFREVLAKYYGGEEDPLTVELLTAAR, from the coding sequence ATGGCAGAAGACAAATCGTCAGCGAACAGCGGCCCCGACCCTTTCGACCTGCAGCGGTTCGTCGACCAGCAGGACAGGGTCTACGACTCCGTGCTCGCCGAGTTGCGCGCCGGCCGCAAGAGCACGCACTGGATCTGGTTCGTCTTCCCGCAGTTGCGCGGGCTGGGACGCAGTGTGATGGCCGAGCGATACGGGGTGTCGTCCCTCGACGAGGCTCGCGCGTACCTCGCCCACGATGTGCTCGGGCCGCGGTTGCACGAGTGCGCCCGGCTGGTCGCGAGCAGCGGACGCGTGTCGGCGCGCGATCTGTTCGGCTCGCCCGACGACCTGAAGGTGCGTTCGTCGATGACGTTGTTCGCCCGTGCAGCCGAGGATGATTCGGTGTTCCGGGAGGTGCTTGCCAAATACTACGGCGGCGAGGAGGACCCGCTGACCGTCGAACTGCTCACCGCGGCTCGATGA
- a CDS encoding alpha-amylase family protein: MTEPPWVEHVIWWHLYPLGFVGAYPAERAPTPDEHRLRRIVDWLDHAIALGASGIALGPIFASRTHGYDTTDHYRIDPRLGTDDDFDVLVDEAHRRGLRVLLDGVFNHVGTEFAATEWLRRGGAETFEGHGDLLALDHDNAAVVDYTVGVMTHWLNRGADGWRLDAAYAVADRFWAQVLPRVRAEIPSAWIVAEIIHGDYAARVRASGFDSVTQYELWKAVWSALNDGNFHELDWALVRHNEFLDTFVPMTFVGNHDVTRIASRLDDVRHLDHALVLLFTCGGTPSVYAGDEYGFRGVKEERFGGDDAVRPEFTTPPPDTGAPGADIFRLHQYLIGLRRRHPWLHTARTAPLRLTNRQYVYRSHAGSEALVVALNIDDAPLSVSLAELGVDVGEIVAGSGAPPADVVSTVDVAPHGWVIIEPR, from the coding sequence CTGGACCACGCGATCGCACTCGGCGCGTCCGGCATCGCGTTGGGCCCGATTTTCGCCTCGCGCACCCACGGCTACGACACCACCGATCACTACCGGATCGACCCGCGACTCGGCACCGACGACGACTTCGACGTGCTGGTCGACGAGGCACACCGGCGCGGCCTGCGGGTCCTGCTCGACGGGGTGTTCAACCACGTCGGCACCGAGTTCGCCGCCACCGAGTGGCTGCGGCGCGGCGGTGCCGAAACCTTCGAGGGCCACGGTGACCTGCTCGCGTTGGACCACGACAACGCGGCCGTCGTGGACTACACGGTCGGGGTGATGACGCACTGGCTAAACCGCGGTGCCGACGGTTGGCGACTCGACGCCGCCTACGCCGTGGCCGACCGGTTCTGGGCGCAGGTGCTGCCGAGGGTGCGCGCCGAGATCCCCTCCGCCTGGATCGTCGCCGAGATCATCCACGGCGACTACGCCGCACGGGTCCGCGCATCGGGATTCGATTCGGTGACGCAGTACGAGCTGTGGAAGGCGGTGTGGAGCGCCCTCAACGACGGCAACTTCCACGAACTGGACTGGGCGCTGGTGCGGCACAACGAGTTCCTCGACACATTCGTGCCGATGACGTTCGTCGGCAACCACGACGTCACCCGCATCGCGAGCAGACTCGACGACGTCCGGCACCTCGACCACGCGCTGGTGTTGCTGTTCACCTGTGGCGGTACGCCGAGCGTCTACGCAGGCGACGAGTACGGCTTTCGCGGCGTCAAGGAGGAGCGGTTCGGCGGTGACGACGCCGTGCGGCCGGAGTTCACCACGCCACCGCCCGACACCGGCGCACCCGGTGCGGACATCTTCCGGTTGCACCAGTACCTGATCGGCTTGCGCAGGCGACATCCCTGGCTGCACACCGCCCGCACGGCGCCGCTGCGACTGACCAACCGGCAGTACGTCTATCGCTCACACGCCGGCTCGGAAGCCTTGGTCGTCGCGCTCAACATCGACGACGCACCGCTGTCGGTCTCATTGGCCGAACTGGGTGTCGACGTCGGAGAAATCGTCGCCGGCTCGGGAGCACCGCCGGCGGACGTGGTGAGCACCGTCGACGTCGCGCCGCACGGCTGGGTGATCATCGAGCCGCGGTGA